Proteins encoded in a region of the Perca fluviatilis chromosome 8, GENO_Pfluv_1.0, whole genome shotgun sequence genome:
- the LOC120563319 gene encoding uncharacterized protein LOC120563319 yields the protein MSATDSDNSIDWLASDNEDDECEQEFDCTRKHSQTEAPSSPSTPPHLGTSDSSCRQSSEVKWGDGNWSEVREASSRGFPHGCTETWVSAIGLCKTQQGDKANGKNTQQAPKRPHSSTEEKCKERQLISNVSEKNRIFSRKCMELQCYIHPLSSILNGLRSGRYRERLSSFQESVAMDRIQRIMGVLQNPCMGEKYINIILKMEEMLKSWFPNVKLRDQLTVTQTEEAVPSKKPKLSPVTNTAVMSPVTVRDPPAGVKTLRVTDLTPPGAYSASNLKWLHTSPICSPIAEQAQTGSRHLLSTRDLTQDNAVSSSTDSRTKTDSLPRGPPPGKINAPCLERLLKSTESIITRKGIGGLTDSSWS from the exons ATGTCTGCTACAGATTCGGACAACTCCATTGACTGGCTGGCTAGTGACAATGAGGACGATGAGTGTGAACAAGAGTTTGACTGCACCAGAAAGCATAGCCAGACAGAGGCTCCTTCTTCCCCCAGCACCCCACCACACCTGGGCACGTCTGACAGCAGCTGCCGCCAGAGCAGCGAGGTGAAATGGGGTGACGGTAACTGGAGCGAGGTCAGGGAGGCCTCCAGCCGGGGATTTCCCCACGGCTGCACTGAGACATGGGTCAGTGCCATTGGactgtgtaaaacacaacaaggagACAAAGCAAATGGCAAAAACACTCAGCAAGCACCGAAGAGACCTCACAGCTCCACTGAGGAGAAGTGCAAGGAACGGCAGCTCATTTCCAATGTGTCAGAGAAAAACCGAATTTTCAGCAGAAAG tgCATGGAGCTACAATGCTACATTCATCCACTGTCATCTATCTTGAATGGCCTCCGTTCAGGCAGATACAGAGAAC GACTCAGCAGTTTCCAGGAGAGTGTGGCCATGGACAGGATTCAAAGGATCATGGGTGTCCTGCAGAACCCCTGCATGGG GGAGAAATACATTAATATCATTCTTAAAATGGAGGAAATGCTGAAGAGCTGGTTCCCTAATGTAAAACTCAGAGACCAACTCACTGTCACCCAGACAGAGGAAGCTGTTCCTTCCAAGAAACCGAAG CTATCTCCAGTGACCAACACTGCAGTCATGAGCCCCGTCACTGTCAGAGATCCTCCAGCCGGCGTCAAAACCCTGAGAGTCACCGACCTCACTCCTCCTGGAGCCTACTCCGCCAGTAACCTGAAGTGGCTCCACACGTCACCCATCTGCTCCCCCATAGCAGAGCAGGCCCAGACTGGCTCCAGGCACCTGCTGTCCACCAGAGACCTAACGCAGGACAACGCTGTGTCCTCCAGCACAGACAGCCGCACTAAGACAGACTCGTTGCCCAGAGGCCCTCCGCCGGGCAAAATCAACGCACCCTGTCTAGAGAGGCTCCTTAAGTCCACAGAAAGCATCATCACCCGCAAGGGGATTGGGGGTTTGACGGACAGCAGCTGGTCATAG